The proteins below come from a single Gordonia sp. X0973 genomic window:
- a CDS encoding MlaD family protein codes for MRVRTTTRAALVLGVSATLALSGCSHLPGLTVEQIPLPAPGGIGDGIHVTARFDNALNLPAKAKVKLYGTDVGIVTNIAAHDYRAVVTMLIDKNTKLPKDTGAELRQATPLGDVFIALEPPSGTSADLVSDGGEITGSTRAAATVEDLLVTAAATVDGGSLGSLQTIVSELAAAVGSTPSDHDDLQGVIRGFTTAITRLNANAAKVDESMVLTSRLTAQVAAGRPQIQAAIAKLPAAINAVNSQMSMILATVEKTNKVTAATTDFLNTNQDNTVELLQSLATALAGLREATNTVGPLVDNLHLLLPKWANTTKTSAATVGTRVYYLTPGTGFDAASRFPELKDLDEGTKALEQTLTRILAQLTGTKGCCG; via the coding sequence ATGCGAGTCCGCACAACCACGCGCGCCGCGTTGGTGCTGGGGGTCAGCGCGACCCTGGCGCTTTCGGGGTGCAGCCACCTGCCCGGTCTGACCGTCGAGCAGATCCCGCTGCCGGCCCCTGGCGGGATCGGCGACGGCATCCACGTCACCGCGCGGTTCGACAACGCGCTCAACCTCCCGGCCAAGGCGAAGGTCAAGCTGTACGGAACCGACGTCGGGATCGTGACCAACATCGCGGCGCACGACTATCGGGCCGTCGTCACGATGCTCATCGACAAGAACACGAAGCTGCCGAAGGACACCGGCGCCGAACTGCGCCAGGCCACCCCGCTCGGCGACGTGTTCATCGCGCTGGAACCGCCGTCGGGTACCTCCGCCGATCTGGTCTCCGACGGTGGCGAGATCACCGGCAGCACCCGCGCCGCGGCGACGGTCGAGGACCTGCTGGTCACCGCGGCCGCCACGGTTGACGGCGGATCGCTGGGCTCCCTGCAGACCATCGTCAGCGAACTTGCTGCTGCGGTCGGATCCACGCCGTCGGATCACGACGACCTCCAGGGGGTGATCCGCGGCTTCACCACGGCGATCACCCGCCTCAACGCCAACGCGGCGAAGGTCGACGAGTCGATGGTGCTGACCAGTCGGCTGACGGCGCAGGTCGCCGCCGGGCGCCCGCAGATCCAGGCGGCGATCGCCAAGCTGCCCGCCGCGATCAACGCGGTGAACAGCCAGATGTCGATGATCCTGGCCACGGTGGAGAAGACGAACAAGGTCACCGCCGCGACCACCGACTTCCTCAACACGAACCAGGACAACACCGTCGAGCTGCTGCAGTCCCTGGCGACGGCGCTCGCCGGTCTGCGCGAGGCGACGAACACCGTCGGCCCGCTGGTGGACAACCTGCACCTGCTCCTGCCGAAGTGGGCGAACACGACGAAGACGTCGGCCGCCACCGTCGGCACCCGCGTCTACTACCTGACGCCGGGCACCGGGTTCGACGCCGCCTCGCGGTTCCCCGAACTCAAGGACCTCGACGAGGGGACCAAGGCGCTCGAGCAGACGCTGACGCGCATCTTGGCGCAGCTGACCGGAACGAAGGGGTGCTGCGGATGA
- a CDS encoding MlaD family protein, with protein MLRMIGWVKKHAVLSGNIALVLVMFVGLAYLSFVSLGWRPFADTYDLTVKFPNSGGIQKTSHVTLRGARIGSIDDIQVQPDHVAVRVKIDSGTKINRNSLVRASALSAAGEQFVDFRPPTADGPYLENGDTVEGGAAVAFPKMLETTLKVVDQIDPAKLKTTVEQLDVALSSEGNSNDLRVLLDSGGTLFADLYKVLPQTQNLINNTGKILNTSSGIQPDLQRLVGGGSAVINAAMAADAELRTLLGNGPGQVTSLTGSLGEIRDPVTDVLKQFREIARQGALRAPAIAALLPAVRDGSSKSMAMFHNGAWWAMASLYPRPYCTYPVTPTRPTQLLELTIPLNLYCVTADPNQQVRGAANAPRPKGDDTAGPPPNFDPNARTVPLDR; from the coding sequence GTGCTGCGGATGATCGGCTGGGTCAAGAAGCATGCGGTGCTGTCGGGCAACATCGCATTGGTCCTCGTGATGTTCGTCGGGCTGGCCTACCTGTCGTTCGTGTCGCTGGGGTGGCGGCCCTTCGCCGACACCTACGACCTCACGGTGAAGTTCCCGAACTCGGGCGGCATCCAGAAGACCTCGCATGTGACCTTGCGCGGCGCCCGGATCGGCAGCATCGACGACATCCAGGTCCAACCCGACCACGTCGCGGTGCGGGTGAAGATCGACAGCGGCACAAAGATCAACCGCAACTCCCTGGTCCGGGCGAGCGCGTTGTCGGCGGCCGGCGAGCAGTTCGTCGACTTCCGACCGCCGACCGCCGACGGGCCGTATCTGGAGAACGGCGACACGGTCGAGGGCGGCGCCGCGGTGGCGTTCCCGAAGATGCTGGAGACGACGCTGAAGGTGGTCGACCAGATCGACCCGGCCAAGCTGAAGACCACCGTGGAACAGCTCGACGTCGCGCTGAGCAGCGAGGGCAACTCCAACGACCTGCGCGTCCTGCTGGACTCGGGCGGCACCCTGTTCGCCGATTTGTACAAGGTGTTGCCGCAGACGCAGAACCTGATCAACAACACGGGCAAGATCCTGAACACCTCGAGCGGGATCCAGCCGGATCTGCAGCGCCTGGTCGGCGGCGGCAGCGCCGTCATCAACGCGGCGATGGCCGCCGACGCGGAGTTGCGCACGCTGCTGGGCAACGGTCCCGGGCAGGTGACCAGCTTGACCGGGTCGTTGGGCGAGATCCGCGACCCGGTGACCGACGTGCTCAAGCAGTTCCGCGAGATCGCCCGCCAGGGCGCCCTGCGCGCCCCGGCGATCGCCGCGCTGCTGCCCGCCGTCCGGGACGGATCGTCGAAGTCGATGGCGATGTTCCACAACGGCGCCTGGTGGGCGATGGCCTCGCTGTACCCGCGGCCGTACTGCACGTATCCGGTGACCCCGACGCGTCCGACGCAGTTGCTGGAGCTGACGATTCCGCTGAACCTGTACTGTGTGACCGCGGACCCGAATCAGCAGGTCCGCGGCGCGGCCAACGCTCCGCGCCCGAAGGGTGACGATACGGCCGGTCCGCCGCCGAATTTCGATCCCAACGCGCGCACGGTGCCGCTCGACCGCTAA
- the treY gene encoding malto-oligosyltrehalose synthase, protein MAAAHSSNPDSVAPVATYRVQLTPEFGFAELRRALKPIAALGVSHLYLSPILAAMPGSAHGYDWSPPARISTVLGGRDEFARLREAAAKRGLGIIVDIVPQHVGIADPGANPWWSDVLRNGLDSAHAHWFDLLPAPDGKIDLPVLGDDGFDAVMLDVENERLCYHDRWFPTAPATVRPGDDAGTVAERQHYRLVAHASGRYGYRRFTDVAELAALRVENPEVYEATHGWLIDLIGADLVDGVRVDHLDGIAYPGPYLHRLRKDVGPDRLIYVEKTLSHLEPLNPDYPVDGTTGYDQLGVVGAPFTSHAGLRELTELCEVATGISGDSAWMLLEMHDLKRQSLATAYSAEHARLAVTLCQAIGDGAPTITDVCAATAELIAFMPVSRPDEGHHAGLIREIGNLVADGDPRIAPLMPAVLDALETTPAAASQLGQLCASVYASAVENTLAYRNPRLVSLNELGCQPWFGLPALPTFHEINTIRADRLPRSLTMMSSHDTKRSEDVRTRISLLSQVPQRWALVLVQINKTAPPPDRITGMFALQNFFGAWPVDEDGPLQPDEQWRARMRDYAVKAAREAGIHSSWAAPDTGFETALREWVDVVTDDPVNAPLMDLVANTFEAWRADVVSRKVVSLLCPGVGDLYQGSQWWTDSLVDPDNRRPVDYQRSLEHPKARAVINALAVRRRHPEAFGPGSGYQAIPVAGEAADRILAFGRGSGDSDVPQVIVACARHTYSFASEPKESTFLELPDGAWQDRSDRRRFTGKVTIADLLTRDHPVVVLERR, encoded by the coding sequence GTGGCGGCTGCGCACTCCTCGAACCCCGACAGCGTGGCTCCGGTGGCCACCTACCGGGTGCAGCTCACGCCGGAATTCGGCTTCGCAGAGCTGCGCAGGGCGCTCAAACCGATCGCCGCCCTCGGCGTCAGCCACCTGTACCTCTCACCGATCCTGGCCGCGATGCCCGGCTCGGCCCACGGCTACGACTGGTCGCCGCCGGCGCGGATCAGCACGGTCCTCGGCGGGCGCGACGAGTTCGCCCGGCTGCGCGAGGCCGCGGCCAAACGCGGGCTCGGGATCATCGTCGACATCGTCCCCCAGCACGTCGGCATCGCCGACCCCGGCGCCAATCCGTGGTGGTCCGACGTCCTGCGCAACGGGCTGGACTCGGCCCACGCCCACTGGTTCGACCTCCTGCCGGCGCCGGACGGAAAGATCGACCTGCCCGTCCTGGGCGACGACGGATTCGACGCCGTCATGCTCGACGTCGAGAACGAGCGGCTCTGCTACCACGACCGCTGGTTCCCCACCGCGCCGGCGACGGTACGGCCCGGCGACGACGCCGGCACCGTCGCGGAGCGCCAGCACTACCGCCTCGTCGCGCATGCGAGCGGCCGCTACGGATACCGGCGGTTCACCGACGTCGCCGAGCTGGCCGCCCTGCGCGTCGAGAACCCCGAGGTCTACGAGGCCACCCACGGCTGGTTGATCGACCTGATCGGGGCCGACCTCGTCGACGGGGTACGGGTCGACCACCTCGACGGCATCGCCTACCCCGGCCCCTACCTCCACCGACTCCGCAAGGACGTCGGCCCGGACCGGCTGATCTACGTCGAGAAGACCCTGAGCCATCTGGAACCGTTGAACCCCGACTACCCCGTCGACGGGACCACCGGATACGACCAGCTGGGCGTCGTGGGCGCGCCGTTCACCTCGCACGCCGGGCTGCGCGAACTCACCGAGCTGTGCGAGGTCGCGACCGGGATCAGCGGCGATTCGGCATGGATGCTCCTGGAGATGCACGACCTCAAACGCCAGTCGCTGGCCACCGCCTACTCGGCCGAACACGCCCGGCTCGCGGTAACGCTGTGCCAGGCGATCGGCGACGGGGCGCCGACCATCACCGACGTCTGCGCGGCAACGGCCGAGCTGATCGCCTTCATGCCCGTCAGCCGCCCCGACGAGGGCCACCACGCCGGGCTGATCCGCGAGATCGGCAACCTCGTCGCCGACGGCGACCCGCGGATCGCGCCGTTGATGCCGGCAGTCCTCGACGCCCTGGAGACGACACCCGCGGCGGCCTCCCAGTTGGGCCAGCTCTGCGCCTCGGTCTACGCGAGCGCCGTGGAGAACACCCTGGCCTACCGGAACCCGCGTCTGGTCTCCCTCAACGAACTCGGCTGCCAGCCCTGGTTCGGCCTGCCCGCCCTGCCGACCTTCCACGAGATCAACACCATTCGGGCCGACCGCCTGCCGCGGTCGCTGACGATGATGAGTTCCCACGACACCAAGCGCAGCGAGGATGTCCGGACCCGGATCAGCCTGCTCTCGCAGGTACCCCAACGCTGGGCCCTGGTGTTGGTCCAGATCAACAAGACCGCGCCGCCGCCGGACCGGATCACCGGCATGTTCGCGCTACAGAACTTCTTCGGGGCCTGGCCGGTGGACGAGGACGGGCCGCTGCAGCCCGACGAGCAGTGGCGGGCCAGGATGCGCGACTATGCGGTCAAGGCAGCGCGCGAGGCCGGCATCCACTCGTCGTGGGCCGCACCCGATACCGGATTCGAGACCGCCCTGCGCGAATGGGTCGACGTGGTTACCGACGATCCGGTCAACGCCCCCCTGATGGACTTGGTCGCCAACACCTTCGAGGCATGGCGGGCCGACGTCGTCTCCCGCAAGGTCGTCAGCCTGCTCTGCCCCGGCGTCGGCGACCTCTACCAGGGCTCACAATGGTGGACCGACTCACTCGTCGACCCGGACAACCGCCGGCCCGTCGACTACCAGCGCAGCCTCGAGCATCCCAAAGCCCGCGCGGTGATCAACGCACTCGCCGTGCGCCGCCGCCATCCGGAGGCGTTCGGCCCCGGCAGCGGGTATCAGGCGATCCCCGTCGCCGGGGAGGCGGCCGATCGGATCCTGGCCTTCGGCCGGGGCAGCGGTGACTCCGACGTCCCGCAGGTCATCGTGGCCTGCGCGCGGCACACGTACAGTTTCGCGAGCGAACCCAAGGAGTCGACGTTCCTGGAACTGCCGGACGGGGCCTGGCAGGACCGCAGCGACCGACGACGCTTCACCGGGAAGGTGACGATCGCCGATCTGCTGACCCGCGACCATCCCGTCGTCGTGCTGGAACGCCGATAG
- a CDS encoding MCE family protein: MGAALVVSAAVATSSCSFVPGAVKTGLGQAYELTAYFDSVAGLYTGNDVAVLGMPVGRITKIEPQGKRVKVRFTVDKSVPVPKDATAAIVNTSIVTTRHIELSPAYSDGDKLKDGDTVANAKAPVEVAELFDSIDKLMAAFSGNGAGKGPLADFLGIANGITAENGQRFSEAVTQMSQAGKLAADNGDTLVSLIKMINDLSTRLVVNYPKMRAFSNSVTDVAGTLNRQSPGLVAAMTDLNAMLRNTTELLKDNSGNIGVSTSKLAALAENLGDYSRQLVETIDLGPLLFQNLANSVSEEQGAWRAQVFLDKSLMDTQMLNRFCESIKLQKNGCRTGQLKDFGPDMGVFSALLQKLTGGG; encoded by the coding sequence ATGGGTGCCGCGCTGGTCGTCTCGGCGGCGGTGGCCACCTCGTCGTGCTCCTTCGTGCCCGGCGCCGTGAAGACCGGCCTGGGGCAGGCGTACGAACTGACCGCCTACTTCGACAGCGTCGCGGGCCTCTACACCGGCAACGACGTCGCGGTGCTCGGCATGCCGGTCGGCCGGATCACCAAGATCGAGCCGCAGGGCAAACGGGTCAAGGTCCGGTTCACCGTCGACAAGTCGGTGCCGGTGCCCAAGGACGCGACCGCGGCGATCGTCAACACCTCGATCGTCACGACCCGCCACATCGAGTTGTCCCCGGCCTATTCCGACGGGGACAAGCTCAAGGACGGCGACACCGTGGCCAACGCCAAGGCCCCGGTCGAGGTCGCCGAGCTGTTCGACTCGATCGACAAGTTGATGGCGGCCTTCTCCGGCAACGGAGCCGGGAAGGGTCCGCTGGCCGACTTCCTGGGGATCGCCAACGGCATCACCGCGGAGAACGGCCAGCGGTTCTCCGAGGCGGTCACGCAGATGAGCCAGGCGGGCAAGTTGGCCGCGGACAACGGCGACACCCTGGTCTCGCTGATCAAGATGATCAACGACCTCAGCACCAGGCTGGTGGTGAACTACCCGAAGATGCGGGCGTTCTCCAACTCGGTCACCGACGTCGCGGGCACACTGAACCGCCAGTCTCCCGGTCTGGTCGCCGCGATGACCGACCTCAACGCGATGCTGCGCAACACCACGGAGTTGCTCAAGGACAACTCCGGCAACATCGGCGTCTCGACGTCGAAGCTGGCGGCGCTGGCGGAGAACCTCGGCGACTACTCCCGGCAGCTGGTGGAGACCATCGACCTCGGGCCGCTGCTGTTCCAGAACCTGGCGAACTCGGTCTCCGAGGAGCAGGGCGCCTGGCGCGCACAGGTCTTCCTGGACAAGTCGCTGATGGACACCCAGATGCTCAACCGGTTCTGCGAGTCGATCAAGCTGCAGAAGAACGGTTGCCGCACCGGGCAACTGAAGGATTTCGGTCCCGATATGGGCGTCTTCTCGGCGCTCCTGCAGAAGTTGACGGGAGGAGGGTAG
- a CDS encoding MCE family protein has translation MSFRSRYRERPQLWTGIIGALAMVLALVLVFVFAGAHIGKKTMSGDFEQAGGIRPGDKVRVAGIDVGEVSGTRLVIGSRDSKAHVQIKMKVDRDVNVKSNGTAEIKMSTLLGQRYIDVSLGDAPDALKDGFFPIDKTVVPYDLQKTIEAGTPILAGINPDDLSGSLTELNRQLAGAPALTRPAIDGLARMSEVITSRKDQINQLIADTKRITSVVDDNQVQLAMIIGQGQQLATKIVTREALVTRLLDGLATLTRYAQQIGAQNAGQLAPMLANIQTISAGLEKNRNNLRKMLEILPITARATVNITGDGPYANSYLPWGLFPDNWLCTARVVDGC, from the coding sequence CGCAGCTGTGGACCGGCATCATCGGTGCCCTGGCGATGGTCCTGGCACTCGTGCTCGTCTTCGTCTTCGCCGGCGCCCACATCGGCAAGAAGACGATGTCGGGTGATTTCGAGCAGGCCGGCGGCATCCGGCCCGGCGACAAGGTCCGGGTGGCCGGAATCGACGTCGGCGAGGTCAGCGGCACCCGGCTGGTCATCGGTAGCCGTGATTCCAAGGCGCACGTGCAGATCAAGATGAAGGTCGACCGCGACGTCAACGTCAAGTCCAACGGAACGGCCGAGATCAAGATGTCGACCCTGCTGGGCCAGCGCTACATCGACGTCTCGCTCGGGGATGCACCGGACGCGCTGAAAGACGGCTTCTTCCCGATCGACAAGACCGTCGTTCCCTACGACCTGCAGAAGACCATCGAGGCTGGGACGCCGATCCTCGCCGGGATCAACCCCGACGATCTGTCGGGCAGCCTCACCGAGCTGAACCGTCAGCTGGCCGGCGCCCCCGCGCTGACCCGTCCCGCGATCGACGGGCTGGCGCGGATGTCGGAGGTCATCACCAGCCGCAAGGACCAGATCAACCAGTTGATCGCCGACACCAAGCGGATCACCTCCGTCGTCGACGACAACCAGGTGCAGCTGGCGATGATCATCGGGCAGGGCCAGCAGTTGGCCACCAAGATCGTCACCCGCGAGGCGCTGGTCACCCGCCTGCTCGACGGTCTGGCCACCCTGACGCGGTACGCGCAGCAGATCGGTGCGCAGAACGCCGGTCAGCTCGCCCCCATGCTGGCCAACATCCAGACCATCTCGGCCGGTCTGGAGAAGAACCGCAACAACCTTCGCAAGATGCTGGAGATCCTCCCGATCACCGCGCGCGCGACGGTCAACATCACCGGTGACGGCCCCTACGCGAACAGCTACCTGCCGTGGGGCCTGTTCCCGGACAACTGGCTGTGTACGGCCCGGGTGGTGGACGGATGCTGA